In one Polaribacter sp. ALD11 genomic region, the following are encoded:
- a CDS encoding TonB-dependent siderophore receptor, whose protein sequence is MRTSSLHFFWAIFLIFGLHSSYSLYAQEKDTTKTVQLKEIFLISNKEKLKKHSSPTPLQSLTGKALSRLGNYSVADAIRFFSGVQLKDYGGIGGIKTINVRGMGSQHTGVFYDGVQLGNAQNGQIDLGKYSVQNMEAVSLYQGQRSDLNQSAKSYASSNSIYLKSKTPQFSHGKKINTNASVKTGSFGLINPSVNLDFKINKYLSARLSTEYLTAHGRYKFRYTNGSYDTIATRNNADIVAFRVEASLHSRQGKNNDFNIKLYHYDSERGLPGAIVANRFKRPQRLWDRNNFVQGAYTNHVNDYYFFVLRGKYAHNYSRYVDPEIIKVDGELDNRYTQEEYYLSMVHTFQVFPFWKLSLATDVQKNTMDANLYRFSYPKRITLLSALAAEFSFNKIKIQASLLSTTVDETVEYYEAAEDLQKYTPSLMLNWQPFNSNKFRVRSFYKRIFRMPTFNDLYYTFIGNTFLDPEDASQVNFGFSYQPTFKKTTFDIQADVYKIWIGNKIVAVPGANLFRWSMLNLGKVETTGIETNMKASGSLGAKFHYTTNLSYTYQESIDVTANASNYGDQIPYIPRHSGSVSAMIDYKKLEFNYSFIYTGERYSQKANINSNYLQPWYTHDLSLGKTIFLNENKLKILVEVNNVFNQQYAVVKNFPMPGRSYRFTLNFIL, encoded by the coding sequence ATGAGGACTTCTTCTTTACATTTTTTTTGGGCTATTTTTCTAATTTTTGGGCTTCACAGTTCTTATTCTTTGTATGCGCAGGAAAAAGACACAACAAAAACGGTTCAACTAAAAGAAATATTTTTAATAAGTAATAAAGAGAAGCTAAAAAAACATTCTTCACCGACACCTTTACAGTCTTTAACAGGTAAAGCATTAAGTCGCTTAGGTAATTATAGTGTGGCAGATGCTATTCGTTTTTTTAGTGGCGTTCAGCTAAAAGATTATGGAGGCATTGGTGGTATAAAAACCATTAATGTAAGAGGAATGGGCTCGCAACATACAGGCGTTTTTTATGATGGTGTACAATTAGGAAATGCTCAAAATGGTCAAATAGATTTGGGTAAATATTCTGTACAAAACATGGAGGCGGTGTCACTTTATCAAGGGCAGCGATCAGATTTAAATCAATCAGCCAAATCGTATGCCTCTTCCAATAGTATTTATTTAAAAAGTAAAACACCTCAATTTTCTCATGGAAAGAAGATCAATACAAATGCAAGTGTAAAAACGGGTTCGTTTGGGTTGATAAATCCATCTGTAAATTTAGATTTTAAAATTAATAAGTACTTAAGTGCTCGCCTTAGTACAGAATACCTTACCGCCCATGGAAGGTATAAATTTAGATATACCAACGGAAGTTATGATACCATAGCAACACGGAACAATGCAGATATAGTAGCCTTTAGAGTAGAAGCATCATTACATAGTAGACAAGGAAAAAATAATGATTTTAACATAAAACTGTATCACTACGATTCTGAACGAGGATTACCAGGCGCAATTGTTGCCAACCGTTTTAAACGTCCACAGCGTCTGTGGGATCGGAATAATTTTGTTCAAGGAGCATACACAAATCATGTAAATGACTATTATTTTTTTGTATTAAGAGGTAAATATGCCCATAATTATTCGCGCTATGTAGATCCAGAAATTATAAAAGTTGATGGCGAATTAGACAATAGATATACACAGGAAGAATATTATTTATCGATGGTACATACGTTTCAGGTTTTCCCCTTTTGGAAACTATCTTTAGCTACTGACGTACAAAAAAATACAATGGATGCTAATCTGTACCGGTTTTCATATCCTAAAAGAATTACGCTATTATCCGCTTTAGCTGCCGAATTTAGTTTTAATAAAATAAAAATACAAGCTAGTTTATTAAGTACAACAGTAGATGAAACGGTAGAGTATTATGAGGCTGCGGAAGATTTACAAAAATACACACCATCTCTAATGCTGAATTGGCAGCCTTTTAATTCTAATAAATTTAGAGTAAGAAGTTTTTATAAGAGGATTTTTAGAATGCCCACTTTTAATGATTTGTATTACACGTTTATTGGCAATACTTTTTTAGATCCAGAAGATGCTTCTCAAGTAAATTTTGGGTTTTCTTATCAACCAACATTCAAAAAAACAACATTTGATATACAAGCAGATGTTTATAAAATTTGGATAGGTAACAAAATTGTTGCAGTTCCTGGAGCTAATTTATTTCGCTGGTCTATGCTAAACTTAGGCAAAGTAGAAACTACCGGAATAGAAACAAATATGAAAGCTTCCGGAAGTTTAGGTGCAAAATTTCATTACACAACAAACCTTAGTTATACCTATCAAGAATCTATAGATGTTACTGCTAATGCTAGTAATTATGGAGATCAAATTCCGTATATACCACGTCATAGTGGTAGTGTAAGTGCAATGATAGATTATAAGAAATTAGAATTCAATTACAGTTTTATCTATACAGGAGAAAGGTATAGCCAGAAAGCAAATATTAATTCTAACTATTTGCAACCATGGTACACACACGATTTAAGTTTAGGGAAGACAATTTTTTTAAATGAAAATAAATTAAAAATTTTGGTAGAAGTAAACAACGTATTTAATCAACAATATGCGGTAGTAAAAAACTTTCCGATGCCGGGGAGGTCCTATCGTTTCACTTTAAATTTTATATTATGA